Proteins encoded by one window of Pseudomonas sp. PSKL.D1:
- a CDS encoding DUF2780 domain-containing protein translates to MKAFTLATLMTLAASPVFAFNLSDAANAVSAMQTQKQQGQVQAPEGQANLLNTLGSELNITPEQAVGGAGAMLGLARNNLSSDDYGQLTKAVPGLDLLSGANALGSLSGLGDLLGESSENPSALSKALGNDVKSTTDLDNAFKALGMDTGMIGQFAPLILQYLGQQGIAATLLQNLGSLWTTPAPLTQPSV, encoded by the coding sequence ATGAAAGCATTCACCCTGGCAACCCTGATGACCCTGGCCGCGAGCCCGGTGTTCGCCTTTAACCTCAGCGATGCGGCCAATGCCGTATCGGCCATGCAAACCCAGAAGCAGCAGGGCCAGGTGCAGGCGCCCGAGGGGCAGGCCAACCTGCTCAACACCCTTGGCAGTGAGCTGAACATTACTCCTGAACAGGCTGTTGGCGGGGCAGGGGCGATGCTGGGGCTGGCGCGTAACAACCTGAGCAGCGACGACTACGGGCAGTTGACCAAGGCTGTACCGGGGCTTGATCTGCTTTCTGGTGCCAATGCGTTGGGCAGCTTGAGCGGGTTGGGCGATTTGCTGGGCGAGAGCAGCGAAAACCCATCGGCGCTGAGCAAGGCACTGGGTAACGACGTAAAGAGCACCACCGATCTGGACAACGCCTTCAAGGCGTTGGGGATGGATACTGGCATGATCGGCCAGTTTGCCCCGCTGATCCTCCAGTATTTGGGCCAACAGGGCATCGCCGCGACGCTGCTGCAAAACCTGGGTAGCCTGTGGACTACCCCGGCACCGTTGACCCAACCCTCGGTGTAG